Proteins encoded together in one Sphingomonas radiodurans window:
- a CDS encoding EF-hand domain-containing protein, with product MLILALLLQAATPPVPGAPPPGPAQPPATMAFEPAATLIATFDADGDARVTRAELDAGVQRSFTAIDTAKVGTLGYIAFADWAERYLGDRNALPSPFETDSNGDNRISLPELQAKLAEFFTRYDRDKDNVVSRAELLTIRARAFGDDGPRDGPRGGKAKPKRR from the coding sequence ATGCTGATCCTCGCCCTCCTGCTCCAGGCCGCGACACCGCCCGTCCCCGGCGCACCGCCGCCCGGCCCAGCGCAGCCGCCGGCGACGATGGCGTTCGAGCCCGCTGCGACACTGATCGCGACCTTCGATGCCGACGGCGATGCACGCGTCACCCGCGCCGAGCTCGATGCCGGCGTGCAGCGCAGCTTCACCGCGATCGACACCGCAAAGGTTGGCACGCTCGGCTACATCGCCTTCGCCGACTGGGCGGAACGCTATCTCGGCGATCGCAACGCGCTGCCTAGCCCGTTCGAAACCGACAGCAACGGCGACAATCGCATATCGCTGCCCGAGCTACAGGCAAAGCTCGCCGAATTCTTCACGCGCTACGATCGTGACAAGGACAATGTCGTCAGCCGCGCCGAGCTGCTGACGATCCGCGCGCGCGCGTTCGGCGACGATGGCCCGCGCGACGGCCCCCGTGGCGGCAAGGCCAAG
- a CDS encoding Ppx/GppA phosphatase family protein — MAQHSADLPYRRDDTRARPASEAPPGARTRTGFARHYAALDLGTNNCRLLIARPQGDGFAVVDAFSRIVRLGEGLATSGRLSDAAIERTIGALRICSDKLKRRNVTLARSVATEACRRASNGADFIARAYDETGIHLDVITAEEEARLAVLGCHVLLEPGNAPALVFDIGGGSTELVLIDTSATVPTVIDWHSAPWGVVSLTESTAGGDGPAGLAAVYERMRGLVRESFSPFAARLPRFEGPRRLLGTSGTVTTLASVHLGLDRYDRAQVDGLIAPSDSMRAISQRLAHLSIAERALLPCIGRERADLVVAGCAILETILDLWPAERLGVADRGIREGILRRLMATAR; from the coding sequence GTGGCGCAGCATTCCGCCGACCTGCCGTACCGGCGCGACGATACTCGCGCCCGTCCGGCCTCCGAGGCCCCGCCTGGGGCGCGCACCCGTACGGGCTTCGCCCGACATTATGCGGCGCTGGATCTGGGCACCAACAATTGCCGGCTGCTGATCGCACGGCCGCAGGGCGATGGCTTTGCGGTGGTCGATGCATTTTCGCGGATCGTGCGGCTGGGCGAGGGGCTGGCGACGAGCGGGCGGCTTTCCGACGCGGCGATCGAGCGCACGATCGGCGCGCTGCGGATCTGTTCCGACAAGCTGAAGCGCCGCAACGTGACGCTGGCGCGATCGGTGGCGACCGAGGCGTGCCGGCGCGCGAGCAACGGCGCCGACTTCATCGCGCGCGCCTATGACGAGACGGGCATCCACCTCGACGTGATCACCGCCGAGGAGGAGGCGCGGCTGGCGGTGCTGGGCTGCCACGTGCTGCTCGAGCCGGGCAATGCGCCGGCGCTGGTGTTCGACATCGGCGGCGGATCGACCGAACTGGTGCTGATCGATACCTCGGCGACGGTGCCAACGGTGATCGACTGGCATTCGGCGCCGTGGGGCGTCGTGTCGTTGACGGAAAGTACCGCGGGCGGGGACGGGCCGGCGGGGCTCGCCGCGGTGTACGAGCGGATGCGCGGGCTGGTGCGCGAGAGCTTTTCGCCGTTCGCGGCGCGGTTGCCGCGGTTCGAGGGGCCGCGGCGGCTGCTCGGCACGTCGGGGACGGTGACGACGCTGGCGAGCGTTCACCTGGGGCTCGATCGCTACGACCGCGCGCAGGTCGACGGCTTGATTGCACCATCCGATTCGATGCGCGCGATCAGCCAGCGGCTTGCGCATCTGTCGATCGCCGAACGTGCGCTGCTGCCGTGCATCGGGCGCGAGCGCGCCGATCTGGTGGTGGCGGGATGCGCGATCCTCGAAACGATCCTCGATCTATGGCCGGCCGAGCGGCTGGGGGTGGCCGATCGGGGGATCCGCGAAGGCATCCTGCGCCGCCTGATGGCGACGGCACGATGA
- a CDS encoding RlmE family RNA methyltransferase — protein sequence MRGGGGLRTRVKTARGRTAQSTRWLERQLNDPYVKRAKAEGYRSRAAYKLIELDERFAFLRGAKRIVDLGMAPGGWSQVVRRHVPGSTVVGIDLLPVDPLDGVTILMMDFMADAAPDRLIEELGGAPDIVLSDMAANTVGHPQTDALRTMALVEAASDFAIQVLKPGGTFVAKVFAGGADSTLVGLLKKNFTTVKHAKPPASRKGSVEWFVVAQGFKGRD from the coding sequence ATGAGGGGCGGGGGCGGGCTTCGCACCCGCGTGAAGACGGCGCGCGGGCGAACGGCGCAATCGACGCGCTGGCTCGAACGCCAGCTCAACGATCCGTATGTGAAGCGTGCCAAGGCTGAGGGCTATCGCAGCCGCGCGGCGTACAAGCTGATCGAGCTCGACGAGCGGTTCGCGTTCCTGAGGGGCGCCAAGCGGATCGTCGATCTCGGCATGGCGCCGGGCGGCTGGAGCCAGGTGGTGCGGCGGCACGTGCCCGGCAGCACGGTGGTCGGGATCGATCTGCTGCCGGTCGATCCGCTCGATGGCGTGACGATCCTGATGATGGATTTTATGGCCGACGCGGCACCCGACCGGCTGATCGAAGAACTCGGCGGCGCGCCCGACATCGTGCTGTCGGACATGGCGGCAAACACCGTCGGCCATCCGCAGACTGATGCGCTGCGCACCATGGCGCTGGTCGAGGCGGCGAGCGACTTCGCGATCCAGGTGCTGAAGCCGGGCGGGACGTTCGTGGCGAAAGTCTTTGCCGGCGGCGCGGATTCGACGCTGGTGGGGCTGCTGAAGAAGAATTTCACGACGGTGAAGCACGCTAAGCCGCCCGCCAGCCGCAAGGGATCGGTGGAATGGTTCGTCGTGGCGCAGGGATTCAAGGGGCGGGACTAG
- a CDS encoding sensor histidine kinase produces the protein MSDTEGAAVFAGDSPRQVWAPDHLRLAIDAARVSLWSWRLADDKFAMDERAFKLWGVPWSDTVSFDQLSAHIHPADRDRVQAAFAATRAVPGPYEIDFRIMLGEDIRWISARGQSAEPDDDDKVMFGIFLDVTDRKQAEEGSELLAGEMSHRVKNLLAIASGLTQITSRSAGSVEEMTAQLTQRLMSLGRAHDLVRPLPGEQGKAALLGDLMSVLLSPYDETGAFSGRIRVAVPRMGVGEATATTLAMVVHELATNSVKHGALSEPAGTLDVSGRTENDEVRITWAETGGPEVHSEPEMAGFGSKMIQRSVSAQLAGSLTYDWQATGLVATLVMRKDRMAR, from the coding sequence TTGAGCGATACAGAAGGAGCGGCGGTGTTCGCTGGAGATTCCCCGCGTCAGGTGTGGGCCCCTGATCATCTTCGGCTCGCGATCGATGCTGCGCGCGTATCATTATGGTCGTGGCGACTGGCCGACGACAAGTTCGCGATGGATGAACGCGCCTTCAAGCTGTGGGGCGTGCCGTGGTCCGATACGGTGAGCTTCGACCAGCTATCCGCGCACATCCACCCTGCGGACCGCGATCGCGTGCAGGCGGCATTCGCCGCTACGCGAGCGGTTCCCGGGCCGTACGAGATCGACTTTCGGATCATGCTGGGGGAGGACATCCGCTGGATCTCGGCGCGCGGGCAATCCGCCGAGCCAGACGATGACGACAAGGTCATGTTCGGCATCTTCCTCGACGTGACCGACCGGAAGCAGGCCGAGGAAGGCAGCGAATTGCTCGCTGGCGAGATGAGCCACCGTGTGAAAAACCTGCTGGCGATTGCTTCGGGCCTGACGCAGATCACGTCGCGGTCGGCCGGGTCCGTCGAAGAGATGACGGCGCAACTGACGCAGCGGCTGATGTCGCTCGGCCGCGCGCACGATCTGGTCCGCCCGCTGCCGGGCGAGCAGGGGAAGGCCGCGCTGCTCGGCGATCTGATGTCGGTGCTGCTGTCGCCTTACGATGAGACGGGGGCTTTTTCCGGACGGATCCGCGTTGCGGTGCCGCGGATGGGGGTCGGTGAGGCGACTGCGACGACGCTGGCGATGGTCGTCCACGAGTTGGCGACAAATTCGGTCAAACACGGCGCGCTTTCCGAGCCCGCGGGGACGCTGGACGTCTCCGGGCGTACCGAGAACGATGAAGTGCGCATCACCTGGGCCGAGACTGGGGGGCCTGAGGTCCATAGCGAGCCCGAGATGGCGGGCTTTGGCAGCAAGATGATCCAGCGGAGCGTTTCGGCGCAGCTGGCGGGTTCGTTGACGTACGACTGGCAGGCGACGGGGCTGGTCGCGACGCTGGTCATGCGGAAGGATCGGATGGCGCGGTAG